The Halorarum halophilum genome contains the following window.
CTCGCCCTCCTCGGGCGGGACGATGCGGAGCACGCGTCCCGTGTCGCCCTCGGGGACGCCTACCTGGCTCACGAGCACGTACAGTTCGCCGTCGGTGTCGCGGCCGAACATGCGGACGAAGAACGGGAACCCGTCGGCGAAGACGAGCTCCCGCATCTCCCAGAGCCGGTCGCGCGGCACGTCGCCCTGGCCGCCGCCTGCGTCCGTCCCCGTCGCCGTTCCGGTGGGGGTTCCCATCCCCGTCTCGGTGCCTGTGGGCGTCGACGTGGCCGTGCCGCCCTCGTCGAACCCCTCCGGCGGCGTCGCGGTGAGCACCCGTCCGTCGGGCGCCTCGCGCGACGGGTCGGACGTCCAGATACCGTAGACGTAGTCCCCGGTCAGCCCGGAGATGGTGTCCGCCTCGTAGCGGTGCCCGCCGACGATGGTGATGCCGACGCTCTGCCCCTGGTACTGGTGCGGGAACTCCACGATGGGGTCCTGGAGCTGCGAGCCGTCGTACGGCGCCTCGTCGGGTTCCGAGTCGGGACAGTCGGTGATGGCGCCGACCTGACTCGGGTTCTCCGTGCTGAAGCAGTGGGTGCCCTCCTTCACGTTCCACCCGTAGTTGCCGCCGCGCTCGACGATGTCGGCCTCCTCCCAGAGGTCCTGGCCCGCGTCGGCGACGAAGAAGTTGCCCTGGCTGTCGAAGGAGACGCCGTACGGGTTGCGGAAGCCGTACGCGTAGATCTCGTCGATGCCGGGGTTGTCCTCGCCCGCGAACGGGTTGTCCTCGGGGATGCCGTAGTTCCCCTGGGGGCCGGCGCCCGAGCCCTCCACGTCGATGCGGAGCACGTCGCCCAGCATGTTTTGGGTGACGTCCTGACCGTTGCCGCCCGCGTTCCGACCGTACCAGTCGTCGACGTGGCCGTACATGTCGTCGTTCGCGCCGCCCCCGTCGCCCATCGGGACGTAGAGGTAGTCGTCCGGCCCGAACGCGATGGCCCCGGCGTCGTGGTTGTACTGCGGCGAGGGGATGGCGAGGAGTACCGCCTCGCTGTTCGGGTCGGCGCCGCTCAGGTCGTCGGACGCCTGGAACTCGGAGACCATCTCGATGTGGTCCCAGCCCCGGTCCTGGAGCTCCTGGGTCGGCGGCGCGCTGTAGTGGAGGTAGAAGCGACCGTTCTCCTGGAACTCCGGGTGGAACTCGACGCCCAGCAGGCCCCGCTCGTCGTACGACTGGCCCTGGGTCGCGTACGACCCGTAGAACGTCCCGAGTTCGACCATGCGGTCGCTCACGTCGACGAACGGCTCGTCCTGACGGCCGCCATCGGGCGTGACGACCCAGAGCTCGCCGGTCTGGTCGGCGACGAAGTAGCGATCCTGGTCCTCGTCGGCCACCGCGAAGTCAGTCGGCGCCGTCATCCCCTCGGCGACGGTCTGGAACCCGACCTCGGTGCCCTGCGCGAAGAAGCCGTCCTCCTGCATGCCCGCCATCGTACCGGTCCCTCCGCCCCCCACCTGGATGTCCCCGACCATGGTGTTCGGGTGGACGGTGCAGATGTACTGGGCCATCTCCTCGGACGCCGTGAACGTCACCGTCTGGGTGGCGCCCTGCTCGCTCAGGAGCTCCGAGTCGACGATGGTGTTGCCGTCGGCGTCCTGGATGTCGAAGTCGTGCGGCTGGCCGTCACCGTTCGTCCAGGTGACCTCGTACTCCTGGCCGGGCTGGAACTGGAACGTCGGGTTCGTGATGGTTCCCTCGGTGGGGGTGGTATCCCCCGCGATATAGGGCGCGTTGGGGTCGCCCTCGTACTGCCAGCCGGGGGTCACGCCCACCAGCTGGATGGTCGTGGCCTGCTCCTGGGCGAAGCCCGCCCCCGCGAACCCGGCCCCGATGCCGGTCGCGGCCGCGGCGCCGAGCACGCTCCGGCGCGAGGTCCGCCACCGCGACGTCGACTCGTCCCGCTCGGCGTCCGGGTCGTCCGGTACTGGCTGCTCGTCGGGTGTACTGTCGTTGGTCATCGGCAGGCCGTTCGGACCACGTCGGCGTCAAAAAAGGCCGGCGTTAGTTCGGACGCCCCCGACCTGACTAACGCCGGCTTTCGGACGCGTCGTGGCGTGAAACGCGCCCCTACGTTCCGACGGGGTGGCGTCGAACTCCCGTAACCGGGGGCCCCGCCGTCGAATCCGGTTCGCCGCACCTACCGCCGATAGCTCGAGAGTAGCTCCTGGCCACGCCCGCTCACTCCGACGAAGGGCCGGTTTCGTCCGATTAGCGCCCGAGACGCGTCTCACGCGCGTATCGCTATCGGGGCGTGCCGAGCCGCGATGCGCGTGCGCGAGAACGTCGGCGAACGCCCGTGAGTGCCCCCGTTCGGGGCGGCGGACGAACACGAAACGCGCGAGGGAGGGGACGTCGGCCCCTCGGCAATCCGCCAGAAAACGGGGAGTAGATGGGGCGATTACCGGCAAATACAACCCGGACTCACTTGCACGGATGGTCGAAAGAACCGGTGCATGGACCGTCGCGCGTTCCTTCGAGCCGCCAGTATCGCCGGAGCCGGCCTCGCGGGCCTCGCCGGCTGTTCCTCCCCCCAGGAGGGTGTCGAGGGGGGAGCGGACGGGGGCCAGCCGGGAATCGGCACCGCCACGGACACCGAGACCAGCACCGAGACGGAGGCAGGGGCCGAAACCGGGACGGCACAGACCGGCACCGACGGCGGCGGTGGCGGAACTGGGACCGGCGACGGCGGTGGTGGCGGTGGTGGTAATGGTGGCGGTGGGGGAGG
Protein-coding sequences here:
- a CDS encoding PQQ-dependent sugar dehydrogenase → MTNDSTPDEQPVPDDPDAERDESTSRWRTSRRSVLGAAAATGIGAGFAGAGFAQEQATTIQLVGVTPGWQYEGDPNAPYIAGDTTPTEGTITNPTFQFQPGQEYEVTWTNGDGQPHDFDIQDADGNTIVDSELLSEQGATQTVTFTASEEMAQYICTVHPNTMVGDIQVGGGGTGTMAGMQEDGFFAQGTEVGFQTVAEGMTAPTDFAVADEDQDRYFVADQTGELWVVTPDGGRQDEPFVDVSDRMVELGTFYGSYATQGQSYDERGLLGVEFHPEFQENGRFYLHYSAPPTQELQDRGWDHIEMVSEFQASDDLSGADPNSEAVLLAIPSPQYNHDAGAIAFGPDDYLYVPMGDGGGANDDMYGHVDDWYGRNAGGNGQDVTQNMLGDVLRIDVEGSGAGPQGNYGIPEDNPFAGEDNPGIDEIYAYGFRNPYGVSFDSQGNFFVADAGQDLWEEADIVERGGNYGWNVKEGTHCFSTENPSQVGAITDCPDSEPDEAPYDGSQLQDPIVEFPHQYQGQSVGITIVGGHRYEADTISGLTGDYVYGIWTSDPSREAPDGRVLTATPPEGFDEGGTATSTPTGTETGMGTPTGTATGTDAGGGQGDVPRDRLWEMRELVFADGFPFFVRMFGRDTDGELYVLVSQVGVPEGDTGRVLRIVPPEEGETPPETGTPAGTETETGGPQTEGPAGKTTPNGNETTTTTEE